The sequence below is a genomic window from Maridesulfovibrio bastinii DSM 16055.
ACCGTATTCCATATCCTGCTGAACAGCACAGATAATTGATCCGTCAGGTCCGAATTTAGTATCCCAGATGTATCCATACATCTCAGGCCAGTTCTGTCCGTCTACACAGAGAGTCCACTCTCCTTCAGACTGGGCAATACCGGTCAATCTGCCGTCGGGAGAAAAGCGGGAATAAAAAACCCTGTCAAACTTTTCGTCCCAAGCCTCACCATTAACGCAGGAGGTAAATTCCATTTCGCCGGTCTTTACGACCGCCCCGACTTTTTCACCGTCGGGACTTGCGTGGAATTCTTCCACCCACTCAAATTTGTCAGACCAGGAGCCTACGTCCTGGACCTCACGCTTACCGGGATTCCAATCCCACGTGGACGCATCAGGCATCTCACGCCTCCTCATTCCGTTGACCCGTCGAAGTCCGCCACATCCATCGGGTCCGGTCGGTTTTTTCTGGTGCCGAGGCACCTTGGGTTTAAACCATCTTTTGTCCCTCTTTCATTCAGACAAAAAACTCTAAACTCTTTCAGCCATTCCTTACGAATGGAAACTCCTGCTAATTCGCATATTTTACAAATCAGGACAAGAGAAACCGCAAACATGCGGTCATGCTTTTCATCATTAATGAACAGTATGTCAAAAGCTGTGACACTTTATGATATACCCTAGCCAATCCGTGCCCGATCTGACCCACAAATCGAACACGTAAGATACTGTTTGCGGTAAAAGCGGCCCGACGCTCTCACCAGCAGAAAAATGCAAGCCGCGAATTACAATCCCAGCTTTTCGTTTATATATTCATAGTCCAGTTCTGCATTAACAAGTTCTGCACCATGATTTATTTTAATCATGTCCCTAAGCTTGTAGCTGTCCTGTATCGCTTCCATTTTTTTTGCCACGGTAAAGGTATCATCTCGAACAACTATTACAGGAATTTCAAGAACTTCAGATCTGGTAAGAATAATATCATTCGGATAGAGATTACCGGTTAAAATAAGGCAGGGGCAATTACCCTCAAGGGCTACAAGCTGGACATCGGCACGGTCGCCGCCAACTATTACGGCTGAATTTTTATGACGCCTGAAATGGGTCATAAAGTTCTCAACCTGCATTGTACCAATAAGGAAATTTTCAACAACCCGATCGACCTTGGCATGAGCGGAAATAATTTTTCCGAACAGTCTTTCAGCAAGGTCACTGACCTTGATGGCCCCCATAAGAGGATCACGGGGGATGACCCCGAGTACTTTTACTCCGCGCCGCTCAAGAAATGGAACTATTACTTCTTTCAGCTCATCCATGTAATGTTCAGGGACATCATTAAAGACGACTCCAAGCAGATCATCACCAAGATCAGCTTTGGTCCGCAGAACATAATCATATCTGAGTTCATTATTGTTATATCTATCGACCAGAATAGTTTTGGCGCCCAGCGTACGGCACACGGCAGGACCGCTAACTCCGCAATATGTTCCCGAGCTTAAATAACTTCCTGATCCACCAATGATCATGATGTCTTTATCTTCACTGAGCTCGGCATAAGCTTCCGCGATATCGGGCATAAGGTCCCCGGTATCTTCGGAGAAAGCTTTAATTGTAAAATCTCTGGTCACCAGAACCGGTGTAACTTTCTGGGGATTCTGATCAAGCCCCAGAACACCCTGTATAAATGTGGCATCAGCATCACCCGGAAGGTTGTCGCTCATATGTGGAACAGCGCCGACCGGTTTCATGTAACCGACTTTATAACCTTCTTTACGGAACTTGAGTCCCATGGCCATGGCAAGAAGGTTCTTTCCGGAATACCCGGTTGTGGAGCCTATATACAAACCAACCATCTAAGCCTCCTTGAAAAATTGAATCTTAAACTGATTCCACCTTGTATTCAGGATAACCGCCCATCCTTACAGTTATCCGTATGTCAGCGACAAGAGCCGAATCCCGGCAGACAAGCACAGGATTGAACTCGGCCTCGCAGACATCCGGAAAATCCATTGCCAGGGAAGAAATCTTAAGCAATACATCTATTATGGCGTCAAAATTAACAGGACTGCCACCCCGAACCCCTTTCAGAAGCATATAGGATTTGATCTCTCTGATCATTGCGGAGGCGTCCTCCCTTGTCAGCGGAGCAAGCCTGAATGATACGTCCTTGAGTATATCAACATATACACCACCAAGACCGAACATGACCAGTGGCCCGAACTGTTCATCCCTCTTAAAGCTTATGACAACCTCTCGTGAATCAAAAGGAGCCATCTGCTGGACAAGACAGCCGGCAATATAAGCGTCAGGCATAAGACGCTGTGCTCTGGCTGTGATGTCCCAGAAAGCCTTGCGGATTTCATCAGGGGTATTCAGGTTTACAACAACACCGGCAACATCACTTTTATGCGGAATATCCGGGGAAGCGATCTTCAAAACAACCGGGTATCCTATCTCAGAAGCAATGGCGACTGCATCATCTCCGCATCTTGCAAGGCCTGATTCAGGAGTAGACAGGCCATAAGCCTTAAGCAACTCACGGGCCTGAAATTCAACAATTTCAGAATGTCCTGTACGGACAGCTTTGCTTATGACCTCTGCGGCACTTTCGATATCACGCTCAGGTTCCTCGCAAACCCTAACGCTGCCGCTTTTCCATAGAGAATACCTGTGCAGACTTTCCATCGCCCTCACTGCCGGCTTGGGAAAATCGTAAACAGGAATCCCCGCATTTACTAAAACAGATCTTGCTTCAGCAGTTCCACCGCGTCCCATTAAACAACAGAAAACCGGTTTTCCTGCTTCAGAAACAGCTTTGACTACAGCTCTAGCTGTTTCGGCCGGATCAAGACATCCGGCGGGTGAAATAACTATCAGCACAGCATGAACCATAGGATCATTCACAACAAGAGAAGAAACAATCCCATACCGTTCAGCATCAGCATCTCTTAAAATATCCACAGGATTATACAAGGAAGCATAACCCGGCAGAATTCTCTGCAATTCCCCAATGGTATCAAAGGAAAGTCTGGCCATACGCAGGCAGGACTCACCACAGGCGTCAGCGGCAAGAATACCCGGCCCCCCGGCATTGGTAACAATAGCCAGATTGGACCCCTTAGGAGCTGTCTGCATGGAAAACGCTTTGGCAAGACTGAACAATTCCTCAAGCCTGCCACCCCTGACAACCCCGGATTGCCTGAAAGCTGCGTCATAAGCACGGTCCGAACCGGATACGGCTCCGGTGTGAGCTGAGGCCGCTCTTGCTCCGGCCGGGGTTATCCCGGACTTGAGCATTATAATCGGCTTTTTCATAGCCACTTTTCGGGCCTGCTCCATAAACCTGCGCCCGCTCTCCACATTTTCTATATATCCGAGAATAACCCTGGTATCAGGATCACTGCCCAGATATTCCAGAACAGCAGCTTCATCCAGAACGGACTTATTGCCGAGACTTATAAATTTTGAAAATCCTCTTCCACTGGACAGAGCCCAGTCCATTACGGTTGCGCAGAGTGCGCCGGATTGTGAAAAGAAAGCTATATTCCCTGCCGGCGGCATATTACTGGCAAAAGAAACATTGAGCCCGGAACCGGCATTTATGAATCCAAGTGAATTGGGGCCGAGAAGTGAAATTTCATATTCCTGGGCTATGCGGACTATTTCCTGCTCCATGAGCCAGCCTTCATGCCCTGTTTCCTTGAAACCTGCACTGATGACTACAACCGCTTTTATACCGCACTCGGCAATTTCAGCAAGGCAGGAGACAACCCCGGCAGCCGGAACGACTATCACAGCCATTTCAGGAGCAGGTTCTATGCTGGAAACTGATTTGTAAGCTTGAAGATCACAGACTGTGCCACCGTTCAGATTTACAGGATAAATTTCACCCTTGAAGCCCGCATCGATCATAGTGCGGACGATTGTATTGCCGATTTTTCCGGCCTTTGCCGAAGCTCCGACCACGGCTATGGATGAAGGATTGAATAACTTGTCCAAACTCTCTCCTGATTGTGTTCCGTATATCAATATTTATATCACTTTATCTGGTTTTAAAACGGACCGCACACCGCAACGGAACAATATGCAAATTTCATAGATTCCATCCTGTTCGGCAGGCATAACGAGGATGGATTTACCTCTAGCACTGCATAAGTACTCTTATCAAGTAGTCTGGACAATGCCTGACTAATGAAATGTATTATCACACCTGAGCCGGACTTACTGTCAGAGACAGGCTTGGTCACCAGTGAAAAAGCACATAATTTCCCGGAATCGGACCCCGGAAGTCATATTAATTTGGAAAATATCAAGAACAATTTGAATCAGAAGCTCTTTATGCTATGTTATTTCATTGAAACAACCGTAATGGTTCTTGATCCTCTTTTATGACCCCGGTTCTGCAATGCACACCGGAGTCGCTTGATTTACTTGACTGGAATGATGCTTGTTTTATTGTTTTAATCAATAATCTTAATATGTTTTGCTTTCAGGCCCTCTTCCTATTTAACCAATTGCAAACAAAGCATATTTAATGGTATTACGCCTAGGGGGTTGGTAGTTATACCAAAAAGTTATTTTTAATTTTGGTGGAGAAAAAATGGTCCCGCCTATGGATACTTGAGAATGAGCACATCCAATTGCCCAGACGATTCAGTGCAGGAGCAATTCTATCCTGTAAGCACTTCTATTTTCAGAGTTCTGCCCAAAAGCAGACCTCCCTTTTCTTTTTATCTTTACGACCGCTCACTCGGGAACTTCAAGCCCGTATCAGAACCCGGAAAAGTAATTATTTCAGCTGAAAAGGAGAGGATTCTCAAGGCTTGCGAATCAGGTCTTATCTACCTGCATTCAAAGGATCTTAAAGCCTGTGAACCATATCTGAGCTCACATCTGCGCATAGTTCTGGAAGATTTATCTGAATTTTTATCAGTGGTTGATCTCGCCCCGATTATATTGGCAAGTATGAGAGCCCTTATCGCTCCACTGTTCCGGGAGTCCGTAAAACTAAATTTCGAAAGATTTAATGAAGTTGTCCCCCCTCTTGTACGTATCCTTTATGATTCTCCGGAGATACTTATCCACATTTCAGGCATGCTGGACCGGGATCACTCCCTGACCAACAAATCACTTGCGACAGGATTTACAGGACTGGGACTATGCCTGCTGGGACGCGATACCAAAACAGAACTTCAAACACTTGAACACTGCGCCTATGCATTGTTTCTTTGCGATATAGGTCTGTGCAGGCTACCGGATTTCGTACTCGGAAAAGAATTTTCCCTGACCATTGATGAACAAAAAAGAATCAAGCACCACCCGGTCCTCTCACTGGAAATACTCAGCTGGACCAAGGAAATACCCAAACCTGCGCTTGTGGGCATTCTCGAACACCATGAAAGACTTGACGGTTCCGGGTACCCGAGAGGGATACAGGGAGAATGCATTTCATGGATCGGAAGATTATGCGGTGTTGTCGATTCGTTTGTAGCAATGGTTATGAACCGCCCCGGCAAAGCTCCTGTAAGTGAAGTTGAAGCACTCAAAACACTTTACAAGGAATCGTCCATGTACGATCCCAACATAGTTTATTCCCTTGAGAAAGTAGTACTCCGTGATTGATGTAAGCGCAGCCATCCTCACAGGCGGCAAAGGCAGCCGTATGGGGTTTGTGGATAAATCCCGACTCAGAATAAACGGGCAGACCATGCTTGAACGCCTGATAAGTTCTATGGAAGGACTGTTTCAGGAAATCATGGTTGTCAGCCGAATACCGGAAAATATACCGCTTAACGGCATTAAAAATATTTCTGACATTCATCAGGCCAGATGTTCTCTAACCGGTATTCATGCCGCACTTGAAAATTCTGTTTCTGACCATGTATTCATCAGCTCATGTGATGCCCCTTTTCTAAAACGGGAACTGATTCAGGAGATTCTCTCAAGGTTAAAACCGGAAGATGATGTTCTGATTCCCATACATCAGGGGAAATGGTTTGAACCCCTTTG
It includes:
- the mobA gene encoding molybdenum cofactor guanylyltransferase, which translates into the protein MIDVSAAILTGGKGSRMGFVDKSRLRINGQTMLERLISSMEGLFQEIMVVSRIPENIPLNGIKNISDIHQARCSLTGIHAALENSVSDHVFISSCDAPFLKRELIQEILSRLKPEDDVLIPIHQGKWFEPLCAVYSKRCLPFIKKSLNNNNFQIINFFSEVVVSKIPTTELQKHDPKLESFINVNTPEDLKAACERAGDSCK
- a CDS encoding HD-GYP domain-containing protein; translated protein: MSTSNCPDDSVQEQFYPVSTSIFRVLPKSRPPFSFYLYDRSLGNFKPVSEPGKVIISAEKERILKACESGLIYLHSKDLKACEPYLSSHLRIVLEDLSEFLSVVDLAPIILASMRALIAPLFRESVKLNFERFNEVVPPLVRILYDSPEILIHISGMLDRDHSLTNKSLATGFTGLGLCLLGRDTKTELQTLEHCAYALFLCDIGLCRLPDFVLGKEFSLTIDEQKRIKHHPVLSLEILSWTKEIPKPALVGILEHHERLDGSGYPRGIQGECISWIGRLCGVVDSFVAMVMNRPGKAPVSEVEALKTLYKESSMYDPNIVYSLEKVVLRD
- a CDS encoding phosphotransacetylase family protein — encoded protein: MVGLYIGSTTGYSGKNLLAMAMGLKFRKEGYKVGYMKPVGAVPHMSDNLPGDADATFIQGVLGLDQNPQKVTPVLVTRDFTIKAFSEDTGDLMPDIAEAYAELSEDKDIMIIGGSGSYLSSGTYCGVSGPAVCRTLGAKTILVDRYNNNELRYDYVLRTKADLGDDLLGVVFNDVPEHYMDELKEVIVPFLERRGVKVLGVIPRDPLMGAIKVSDLAERLFGKIISAHAKVDRVVENFLIGTMQVENFMTHFRRHKNSAVIVGGDRADVQLVALEGNCPCLILTGNLYPNDIILTRSEVLEIPVIVVRDDTFTVAKKMEAIQDSYKLRDMIKINHGAELVNAELDYEYINEKLGL
- a CDS encoding acetate--CoA ligase family protein, whose amino-acid sequence is MDKLFNPSSIAVVGASAKAGKIGNTIVRTMIDAGFKGEIYPVNLNGGTVCDLQAYKSVSSIEPAPEMAVIVVPAAGVVSCLAEIAECGIKAVVVISAGFKETGHEGWLMEQEIVRIAQEYEISLLGPNSLGFINAGSGLNVSFASNMPPAGNIAFFSQSGALCATVMDWALSSGRGFSKFISLGNKSVLDEAAVLEYLGSDPDTRVILGYIENVESGRRFMEQARKVAMKKPIIMLKSGITPAGARAASAHTGAVSGSDRAYDAAFRQSGVVRGGRLEELFSLAKAFSMQTAPKGSNLAIVTNAGGPGILAADACGESCLRMARLSFDTIGELQRILPGYASLYNPVDILRDADAERYGIVSSLVVNDPMVHAVLIVISPAGCLDPAETARAVVKAVSEAGKPVFCCLMGRGGTAEARSVLVNAGIPVYDFPKPAVRAMESLHRYSLWKSGSVRVCEEPERDIESAAEVISKAVRTGHSEIVEFQARELLKAYGLSTPESGLARCGDDAVAIASEIGYPVVLKIASPDIPHKSDVAGVVVNLNTPDEIRKAFWDITARAQRLMPDAYIAGCLVQQMAPFDSREVVISFKRDEQFGPLVMFGLGGVYVDILKDVSFRLAPLTREDASAMIREIKSYMLLKGVRGGSPVNFDAIIDVLLKISSLAMDFPDVCEAEFNPVLVCRDSALVADIRITVRMGGYPEYKVESV